A genomic region of Oryza glaberrima chromosome 1, OglaRS2, whole genome shotgun sequence contains the following coding sequences:
- the LOC127777146 gene encoding chaperone protein dnaJ 49, giving the protein MEGNKDDAVKCLRIGKAAADAGDSARAVKFLSKAKRLDPSLPIDHLLDPLLNQDDPPSSSASSSSPQAPPPPPPRSSAAAASAEEATGSDGLRERKQKGKKEEDESAGERSYTSEQLEVVRQVKKHTRDYYQILGLEKDCTVEDVRKAYRKLSLKVHPDKNKAPGAEDAFKAVSKAFQCLSDAESRKRYDLVGSDEPVTYNRRAASTARAYNGFYEDEFDPDEIFRNFFFGGMAPATTRQFGQFGTFHFRTGGMHHGHGAQNSGGSTLRMLIQLLPVLLLLLLNFLPSSEPVYSLSRSYPYEHKFQTTRGVTYYVKLPNFEEQYPHQSTERATLERHVERDYFSILSQNCRVEVQRRHWGLSYETPHCDMLRKFEATAQ; this is encoded by the coding sequence ATGGAGGGCAACAAGGACGACGCGGTCAAGTGCCTCCGCATCGGGAAGGCCGCGGCGGACGCCGGCGACAGCGCCCGCGCCGTCAAGTTCCTCtccaaggccaagcgcctcgacccctccctccccatcgACCACCTGCTCGATCCTCTCCTCAACCAGGACGACCCGCCCtcgtcctccgcctcgtcgtcgtccccacaggccccgccgccgccgccacctcggtCGTCAGCAGCGGCAGCATCCGCGGAGGAAGCAACCGGGAGCGATGGtctgagagagaggaagcagaagggtaagaaggaggaggacgagAGCGCCGGTGAGAGGTCATACACGTCTGAGCAGCTGGAGGTTGTGCGCCAGGTCAAGAAGCACACCAGGGACTACTACCAGATCCTCGGCCTCGAGAAGGACTGCACTGTGGAGGACGTGCGCAAGGCCTACCGCAAGCTCTCCCTCAAGGTGCATCCCGACAAGAACAAGGCCCCCGGTGCCGAGGATGCGTTCAAGGCCGTCTCCAAGGCCTTCCAGTGCCTCAGCGATGCCGAGAGCCGCAAGCGCTATGACCTTGTTGGCTCGGACGAGCCGGTGACTTACAACAGGAGGGCTGCCTCCACTGCCCGTGCGTATAATGGGTTTTATGAGGATGAATTTGATCCGGATGAGATATTCAGAAACTTCTTCTTTGGCGGGATGGCGCCTGCCACCACCAGACAGTTTGGGCAGTTTGGGACGTTTCATTTCAGGACTGGCGGCATGCACCATGGCCATGGGGCGCAAAATTCCGGTGGCTCCACTCTCCGGATGCTTATTCAGCTGTTGCCTGTTCTATTGCTGCTGTTGCTCAACTTCCTGCCATCTTCTGAACCTGTCTACTCGCTGTCCCGCTCTTACCCTTATGAGCACAAATTCCAAACCACACGTGGAGTCACATACTATGTCAAGTTGCCTAACTTTGAGGAGCAGTATCCACACCAGAGCACTGAGCGTGCAACACTCGAACGGCATGTTGAGCGGGATTACTTCTCAATACTCTCACAGAATTGTAGGGTTGAGGTGCAGCGTCGCCACTGGGGGCTTTCCTACGAGACGCCGCACTGCGACATGCTCCGGAAATTTGAGGCAACAGCACAGTAA